GTTTTATCTAATTATTACTATTGTTGTAGAGTTAGGTTCACTTGTGGTACACTAGTTTTGACCTGAGAGTTTGCTTGGAATTGAGGTAATTCTGTGAATCCCCATGGTTTTAGCCCTATCAATCCGTTATTATTGAAAATTACGTTCGGGAAAACTTTCAGGAAAGTGTTATAATCTCTAACGCCGTCATTATAATAAGTTCTTGCAACCGTTATTCTATTCTCGGTTCCTGCTAATTCGTCCATTAATCTAGTCACGACCTGATCTGATTTCAAGGAAGGGTATGCCTCATAAGTTAATACAATCCTACCAAGCGCACTTTCAATCAAATTGCTTATCTGATTTTTTTGAGAGATATCACTGCTTGGAGTGGACATCCATTGTGTTCTTAAGTTGGTTATTTCATTGAGAGTTTGCTGCTCAAATTGCATGTATCCCTTTACAGATTGAACCAAGTTAGGTATTAAGTCATAGCGTCTTTGCAATTGTGTATCAGTATCTGCTGCCAACCTCTTTACATTTTCATTTTTTGCCAAGGCTGTATTAAATCCCGAATAGTAGGTAACAATGATTATAACAATGATGGTCACAATAGCTATTACTATACCTAAAGATACTGCTATACTCTTGCTTACCACACTATTTTCCTCTGTTGTCTAAAATGACATGACTCTGCTATAAATAAACATTATCGTCCAGCGCCACCACCACCAGAGTGACCTCCACCACCGCTGCTGCCTCCACCGCTAAATCCACTTCCACTTCCACTTCCACTTCCACTCAACCCACTCCCACTACTTCCTCCGTACCACCCTGCTCCTCCGTAACTCCCCCATCTTCTCCAGTTTCGTCCGCCTCTTCTAAAGGATAGAAGTAAGACACCCAAAAAAATTATTACAATGATTATTATTCCAAAATAATCTATTTGAGACTGTTGTTGAGGTTCGTTTGTCAATTCATAGTTCGGATCATTGTTAGAATATCCAATATATTGTCCCAACGAAACTACAGTGTCTAAGAACCCCTGATCGAGTAAGGTACTATTCCCATTTTTAGTATAGAGAGCCTTTGCGGGCACCAGGTAGGT
This Candidatus Nitrosocosmicus oleophilus DNA region includes the following protein-coding sequences:
- a CDS encoding TPM domain-containing protein, whose protein sequence is MSILFPVFFGHGITKDGQEIQDRDTLSNYIFNELNLDGIKGIGKTGKDNGILLLFSSNPDLSGGSMRIEVGRGLEGNITDGIAGEILDTYLVPAKALYTKNGNSTLLDQGFLDTVVSLGQYIGYSNNDPNYELTNEPQQQSQIDYFGIIIIVIIFLGVLLLSFRRGGRNWRRWGSYGGAGWYGGSSGSGLSGSGSGSGSGFSGGGSSGGGGHSGGGGAGR
- a CDS encoding LemA family protein, whose translation is MVSKSIAVSLGIVIAIVTIIVIIIVTYYSGFNTALAKNENVKRLAADTDTQLQRRYDLIPNLVQSVKGYMQFEQQTLNEITNLRTQWMSTPSSDISQKNQISNLIESALGRIVLTYEAYPSLKSDQVVTRLMDELAGTENRITVARTYYNDGVRDYNTFLKVFPNVIFNNNGLIGLKPWGFTELPQFQANSQVKTSVPQVNLTLQQ